A genomic segment from Glycine soja cultivar W05 chromosome 20, ASM419377v2, whole genome shotgun sequence encodes:
- the LOC114403042 gene encoding probable ribose-5-phosphate isomerase 2: MAIPYPHFIATEKAAMDAGLLHPSSPSSVILTQDDLKKIAAYKAVEYVESGMVLGLGTGSTAKHAVDRIGELLRQGKLKDIVGIPTSTKTHDQALSLGIPLSDLDSHPTVDLAIDGADEVDPFLNLVKGRGGSLLREKMVEGACKKFIVIVDESKLVNYLGGSGLAMPVEVIQFCWRFTAARLQKLFQEAGCVAKLRTFAEKDEPYVTDNGNFIVDLYFERSIGDLKAASDAILQLAGVVEHGMFLDMATTVIVAGELGLTVKNK; this comes from the coding sequence ATGGCCATTCCCTACCCCCATTTCATCGCCACCGAGAAAGCCGCCATGGACGCCGGCCTCCTCCACCCCTCCTCCCCCTCCTCCGTCATCCTCACCCAAGACGACCTCAAGAAAATCGCCGCCTACAAGGCCGTCGAGTACGTCGAGTCCGGCATGGTCCTCGGCCTCGGCACCGGCTCCACTGCCAAGCACGCCGTCGACCGCATCGGCGAGCTCCTCCGCCAAGGAAAACTCAAAGACATCGTCGGAATCCCCACCTCCACCAAAACCCACGACCAGGCCCTCTCCCTCGGCATCCCCCTCTCCGATCTCGACTCCCACCCCACCGTCGATCTCGCCATCGACGGCGCCGACGAGGTCGATCCCTTCCTCAACCTCGTCAAGGGCCGCGGCGGCTCCCTCCTTCGAGAAAAGATGGTCGAGGGCGCCTGCAAGAAGTTCATCGTCATCGTCGACGAGTCCAAGCTCGTTAACTATTTGGGGGGTAGCGGCTTGGCCATGCCCGTTGAGGTTATTCAGTTCTGTTGGAGGTTCACCGCGGCGAGGTTGCAGAAGCTTTTTCAGGAGGCTGGGTGCGTTGCCAAGCTTAGGACTTTCGCGGAGAAGGATGAACCTTATGTCACGGATAATGGGAACTTTATTGTGGATTTGTATTTCGAGAGGAGTATTGGGGATTTGAAGGCTGCCAGTGATGCAATTTTGCAGCTTGCTGGAGTTGTGGAGCATGGCATGTTTCTTGATATGGCTACCACTGTTATTGTTGCAGGGGAGCTAGGGCTGACGGTGAAGAACAAGTAG
- the LOC114403421 gene encoding uncharacterized protein LOC114403421 isoform X2 — protein sequence MAVLGGVWILLFLSSVSAFSPTGSIRHPVKFIIGEEEENLGSWKSEFTQVAPAPGPKGDDVLILAANKTNRPDILRGFRRYRGGWDIADQHYWASVGFTGAAGFILAVLWFISFGLALMIHLCFGWGINIKGKGSNHSQRICLILLISFTFAAATGCILLSVGQDKFHGQALDTLHYFVNQSDYTVQTLRNVTEYLSLAKTINVTRILLPSDVMDGIDKLNVDLNSAADTLSEKTNENSVKIRRVFNDVRLALYVVAAVMLLLALVGLVLSVLGYQHAILIFVITGWLLVATTFVLCGVFIILNNAISDTCVAMGEWVANPHTESALSNVLPCVDQRTTNKTLFQSKQVINNIANVVNTFIYATANINVTQGSPGSYNQSGPRMPTLCYPFDSQFQERQCTDQEVSSANASMVWKNYECEVSESGICTTVGRVTPEIYLQIVAAVNESYALEHYTPPLLSLQNCNFVRDAFTKITSSYCPPLNHYLKIINVGLGLISVGVLLCLVLWILYANRPRRREVFEKSSLPETTTNLPLSNANSEI from the exons ATGGCGGTGCTGGG TGGGGTTTGGATTTTATTGTTTCTGAGCTCGGTTTCAGCTTTTTCTCCAACTGGGTCGATTCGGCATCCCGTCAAGTTTATCATAG GAGAAGAAGAGGAGAATTTGGGTTCATGGAAGAGTGAATTCACACAAGTGGCTCCAGCACCAGGGCCTAAAGGTGACGATGTTCTTATTCTGGCGGCAAACAAGACCAATAGGCCTGACATTCTGCGAGGATTCCGACGTTATCGAGGTGGTTGGGATATTGCAGATCAGCATTATTGGGCT TCAGTTGGATTCACTGGTGCAGCTGGTTTCATTCTTGCTGTCCTGTGGTTTATCTCATTTGGCTTGGCGCTCATGATTCATCTATGCTTTGGATGGGGAATTAACATCAAGGGCAAAGGATCAAATCATTCACAAAGGATTTGTCTTATACTGCTTATATCATTCACTTTTGCTGCTGC GACTGGATGTATCCTCCTTTCTGTTGGGCAGGATAAATTCCATGGTCAAGCCTTGGATACCCTCCATTATTTTGTCAATCAGTCTGATTATACTGTGCAGACTCTAAGAAATGTCACAGAGTATCTCTCCCTTGCAAAAACTATCAATGTCACCCGGATTCTTCTTCCATCTGATGTCATGGATGGTATTGACAAGCTGAATGTGGATCTAAATTCTGCAGCAGACACACTTTCCGAGAAGACAAATGAAAATTCAGTTAAAATTCGAAGAGTATTCAATGATGT GCGTCTAGCTCTGTATGTTGTGGCAGCTGTGATGCTTCTTCTGGCTCTTGTTGGACTTG TCCTGTCTGTCCTTGGATATCAACATGCAATCCTCAT ATTTGTTATCACCGGATGGTTACTGGTTGCAACCACATTCGTTCTTTGTGGAGTATTCATAATTCTTAATAA CGCAATTTCTGATACCTGTGTGGCTATGGGAGAATGGGTAGCAAATCCACACACTGAATCTGCACTAAGTAATGTCCTCCCATGTGTTGATCAGAGAACCACAAACAAAACACTCTTTCAGAGTAAACAAGTGATCAACAATATTGCAAATGTTGTCAATACGTTCATCTATGCCACTGCAAACATAAATGTAACACAAGGTAGTCCTGGCTCTTACAATCAGTCTGGGCCTAGAATGCCGACTTTATGCTACCCTTTTGACTCTCAATTTCAAGAGCGTCAATGTACAGATCAAGAAGTTTCTTCTGCCAATGCTTCAATG GTTTGGAAGAACTATGAATGTGAGGTATCTGAATCTGGCATTTGCACCACAGTTGGCAGGGTGACCCCCGAGATTTACTTGCAGATAGTAGCTGCGGTGAATGAAAGCTATGCATTAGAACATTACACTCCACCTTTACTTAGCCTTCAGAATTGCAATTTTGTCAGGGATGCGTTTACAAAAATCACTTCAAGCTACTGTCCTCCATTAAACCATTACCTCAAGATTATCAATGTAGGACTCGGCCTCATTTCAGTTGGTGTTCTACTCTGCCTTGTTCTCTGGATACTCTATGCAAACCGCCCCCGAAGGAGGGAAGTGTTTGAGAAGTCATCCTTACCAGAAACCACCACAAATTTACCGTTGTCAAATGCAAATAGTGAAATATAG
- the LOC114403421 gene encoding uncharacterized protein LOC114403421 isoform X1 translates to MKAFSFSGVWILLFLSSVSAFSPTGSIRHPVKFIIGEEEENLGSWKSEFTQVAPAPGPKGDDVLILAANKTNRPDILRGFRRYRGGWDIADQHYWASVGFTGAAGFILAVLWFISFGLALMIHLCFGWGINIKGKGSNHSQRICLILLISFTFAAATGCILLSVGQDKFHGQALDTLHYFVNQSDYTVQTLRNVTEYLSLAKTINVTRILLPSDVMDGIDKLNVDLNSAADTLSEKTNENSVKIRRVFNDVRLALYVVAAVMLLLALVGLVLSVLGYQHAILIFVITGWLLVATTFVLCGVFIILNNAISDTCVAMGEWVANPHTESALSNVLPCVDQRTTNKTLFQSKQVINNIANVVNTFIYATANINVTQGSPGSYNQSGPRMPTLCYPFDSQFQERQCTDQEVSSANASMVWKNYECEVSESGICTTVGRVTPEIYLQIVAAVNESYALEHYTPPLLSLQNCNFVRDAFTKITSSYCPPLNHYLKIINVGLGLISVGVLLCLVLWILYANRPRRREVFEKSSLPETTTNLPLSNANSEI, encoded by the exons ATGAAGGCCTTTTCCTTCAGTGGGGTTTGGATTTTATTGTTTCTGAGCTCGGTTTCAGCTTTTTCTCCAACTGGGTCGATTCGGCATCCCGTCAAGTTTATCATAG GAGAAGAAGAGGAGAATTTGGGTTCATGGAAGAGTGAATTCACACAAGTGGCTCCAGCACCAGGGCCTAAAGGTGACGATGTTCTTATTCTGGCGGCAAACAAGACCAATAGGCCTGACATTCTGCGAGGATTCCGACGTTATCGAGGTGGTTGGGATATTGCAGATCAGCATTATTGGGCT TCAGTTGGATTCACTGGTGCAGCTGGTTTCATTCTTGCTGTCCTGTGGTTTATCTCATTTGGCTTGGCGCTCATGATTCATCTATGCTTTGGATGGGGAATTAACATCAAGGGCAAAGGATCAAATCATTCACAAAGGATTTGTCTTATACTGCTTATATCATTCACTTTTGCTGCTGC GACTGGATGTATCCTCCTTTCTGTTGGGCAGGATAAATTCCATGGTCAAGCCTTGGATACCCTCCATTATTTTGTCAATCAGTCTGATTATACTGTGCAGACTCTAAGAAATGTCACAGAGTATCTCTCCCTTGCAAAAACTATCAATGTCACCCGGATTCTTCTTCCATCTGATGTCATGGATGGTATTGACAAGCTGAATGTGGATCTAAATTCTGCAGCAGACACACTTTCCGAGAAGACAAATGAAAATTCAGTTAAAATTCGAAGAGTATTCAATGATGT GCGTCTAGCTCTGTATGTTGTGGCAGCTGTGATGCTTCTTCTGGCTCTTGTTGGACTTG TCCTGTCTGTCCTTGGATATCAACATGCAATCCTCAT ATTTGTTATCACCGGATGGTTACTGGTTGCAACCACATTCGTTCTTTGTGGAGTATTCATAATTCTTAATAA CGCAATTTCTGATACCTGTGTGGCTATGGGAGAATGGGTAGCAAATCCACACACTGAATCTGCACTAAGTAATGTCCTCCCATGTGTTGATCAGAGAACCACAAACAAAACACTCTTTCAGAGTAAACAAGTGATCAACAATATTGCAAATGTTGTCAATACGTTCATCTATGCCACTGCAAACATAAATGTAACACAAGGTAGTCCTGGCTCTTACAATCAGTCTGGGCCTAGAATGCCGACTTTATGCTACCCTTTTGACTCTCAATTTCAAGAGCGTCAATGTACAGATCAAGAAGTTTCTTCTGCCAATGCTTCAATG GTTTGGAAGAACTATGAATGTGAGGTATCTGAATCTGGCATTTGCACCACAGTTGGCAGGGTGACCCCCGAGATTTACTTGCAGATAGTAGCTGCGGTGAATGAAAGCTATGCATTAGAACATTACACTCCACCTTTACTTAGCCTTCAGAATTGCAATTTTGTCAGGGATGCGTTTACAAAAATCACTTCAAGCTACTGTCCTCCATTAAACCATTACCTCAAGATTATCAATGTAGGACTCGGCCTCATTTCAGTTGGTGTTCTACTCTGCCTTGTTCTCTGGATACTCTATGCAAACCGCCCCCGAAGGAGGGAAGTGTTTGAGAAGTCATCCTTACCAGAAACCACCACAAATTTACCGTTGTCAAATGCAAATAGTGAAATATAG